tattagctaccatggagccttattttattttactgtattagctaccatggtgccttattctattctagcgtattagctaccatggagccttattctattttaaTTTATtcgctaccatggagccttatataattataatgtattagctaccatatAGTCTTATTCTATtccaatgtattagctaccatggagccttattctattttaatgtattagctaccatggagccttgttctattataatgtattagctaccatggagccttattctattataatgtattagctaccatggagccttattctattataatgtattagctaccatggagctttATTCTGTTATTATGTATTAGCTACAAtggtgccttattctattataatgtattagctaccatggagccttattctattataatgtattagctaccatggagctttattctgttataatgtattagctaccatggtgccttattctattttaatgtattagctaccattgagccttattctattttaatgtattagctaccatggagccttattctattataatgtattagttaccatggtgccttattacaatgtattagctaccatggagccttattctattataatgtattagctaccatggagccttattatattataatttattagctaccatggagcctttttctattataatgtattagctaccatggagccttattacattataatgtattagctaccatggagccttattctattataatgtattaactaccatggagccttattatattataatgtattagctaccatggagccttattctattataatgtattagctaccatggagccttattatattataatgtattagctaccatggagccttattctattataatgtattagctaccatggggCCTTATTCTAATGTAATAGCTACCATGGAGcattattctattataatgtatcagctaccatggtgccttattataatgtattagctaccatggagccttattataatgtattagctaccatggagccttattctattctactgtattagctaccatggaaccgtattctattctactgcattagctaccatggagccttattctattccaatgtattagctaccatggagccttattctattttaatttattagctaccatggagccttattctattataatgtattagctaccatggtgccttattataatgtattagctgtcatggagccttattctaatgtattagctaccatggagccttattctattctactgtattagctaccatggaacCTTATTCAATTctactgtattagctaccatggagccttattctattccaatgtattagctaccatggagccttattctgttataatgtattagctaccatggagccttattctattatattgtattagctaccatggagccttattctattataatgtattagctaccatggagccttattctattataatgtattagctaccatggagccttattctattttaatgtattagctaccatggagccttattctattataatgtattagctaccatggtgccttattataatgtattagctgtcatggagccttattctaatgtattagctaccatggagccttattctattctactgtattagctaccatggaacCTTATTCAATTctactgtattagctaccatggagccttattctattccaatgtattagctaccatggagccttattctgttataatgtattagctaccatggagccttattctattatattgtattagctaccatggagccttattctattataatgtattagctaccatggagccttattctattataatgtattagctaccatggagccttataatattataatgtattagctaccatggagccttattctattataatgtattagctaccatggagccttattctaatagAATGttttagctaccatggagccttattctattataatgtattagctaccatggagccttattctattttaatgtattagctaccatggagccttataatattataatgtattagctaccatggtgccttattctatTAGAATGttttagctaccatggagccttattctattctaatgtattagctaccatggagccttattctaatagAATGttttagctaccatggagccttattctattataatgtattagctaccatggagccttattctattttaatgtattagctaccatggagccttattctaatagAATGttttagctaccatggagccttattctattataatgtattagctaccatggtgccttattctattctaatctattagctaccatggagccttattctattagaATGtcttagctaccatggagccttattctattctaatgtattagctaccatggagccttattctaatagAATGTTTTAGCTACCATGttgccttattctattataatgtattagctaccatggagccttattctactttaatgtattagctaccatggagccttattctattataatgtattagctaccatggagccttattatattttactgtattagctaccatggtgccttattctatTCTAGCGTATTAGCTACcgtggagccttattctattttaatgtattcgctaccatggagccttattctattataatgtattagctaccatggagccttacattataatataataaggctccatggtagctaatacattataatagaataaggctccatggtaactaatacattataatataatattagttaccatggagccttattctattataatgtattagctaccatggagccttattctattttaatgtattagctaccatggagccttattctattataatgtattagctaccatggagccttattatattataatgtattagttaccatggagccttattatattataatgtattagctaccatggagccttattatattataatgtattagctaccatggagccttattctactctactgtattagctaccatggtgccttattataatgtattagctaccatggagccttattctattctactgtattagctaccatggagccttattctattctaatgtattagctaccatggagccttattctattataatgtattagttaCCATGGTGCCAtattctattttaatgtattagctaccatggtgccttattctattataatgtattagctaccatggtgccttattataatgtattagctatcatggagccttattctattctactgtattagctaccatggaacCTTATTCAATTctactgtattagctaccatggagccttattctattccaatgtattagctaccatggagccttattctgttataatgtattagctaccatggagccttattctattatattgtattagctaccatggagccttattctattataatgtattagctaccatggagccttattctattataaagtattagctaccatggagccttattctattataatgtattagctaccatggagccttattctattttaatgtattagctaccatggtgccttattctattctaatgtattagctaccatggagccttattctattataatgtattagctaccatggtgccttattctattataatgtattagttaCCATATAGTcttattctattttaatgtattagctaccatggagccttattctattttaaTGTTTTAGCTACCATATAGTcttattctattttaatgtattagctaccatggagacttattcttttttaaacttttttttacccctttttctccccaatttcgtggtgtccaattgttgtaggagctactatcttgtctcatcgctacaactcccgaaCGTGCactggagagacgaaggttgaaagtcatgcgtcctccgatacacaagccaaccaagccgcactgcttcttaacacagcgtgcatccaacccggaagccagccgcaccaatgcgccggaggaaacaccatgcacccggccaccttggttagcgcacactgcgcccagccccccacaggagtcgctggtgcgggATGAgacaagccctccctaacccgggcgacgctcggccaattgtgcgtcgccccacggacctcccggtcgcggccggttacgacagagcctgggcgcgaaacCAGAGACTAATGTATTAGCTatcatggagccttattctaatgtattagctaccatggagccttatactattctaatgtattagctaccatggagccttattctattctactgtattagctatcatggagccttattctactctactgtattagctaccatggtgccttattataatgtattagctaccatggagccttattctactctactgtattagctaccatggtgccttattataatgtattagctaccatggagccttattctattctactgtattagctaccatggagccttattctattataatgtattagctaccatggagccttattctattttaatgtattagctaccatggagccttattctattctactgtattagctaccatggagccttattctattataatgtattagctaccatggagccttattctattataatgttttagctaccatggagccttattctattataatgttttagctaccatggagccttataatattataatgtattagctaccatggagccttattctattataatgtattagctaccatggagccttattctattttactgtattagctaccatggagacttattctattctactgtattagctatcatggagccttattctactctactgtattagctaccatggtgccttattataatgtattagctaccatggagccttattctactctactgtattagctaccatggtgccttattataatgtattagctaccatggagccttattctattctactgtattagctaccatggagccttattctattctaatgtattagctaccatggatccttattctattctaatgtattagctaccatggagccttattctactctactgtattagttaccatggagccttattctactctactgtattagctaccatggagccttattataatgtattagctaccatggagccttattctattctactgtattagctaccatggtgccttattataatgtattagctaccatggagccttattctactctactgtattagctaccatggagccttattctactttttatttttcatttctttcactctctctataCTATATATAAATAAACAACTCTATACTGCTTCTACATAGTGGAATAACATTGATGGGAACATTCATATTTTTCACATCAACAACTTATCAATGTTTTTATAAAAACGCCATCACATATCACATATTAACTCAATTATACAAAACGACTGAATTCAAGAGGTTTCAAAGTTCAAAATCAAGAAATGCACATTctattcatttattcaataattTACATGGTGCAATATCTAAATCATGTATTCAATCAAATTCATTTAGTGAAAAGCCAGATCACATCCAATCCAAGAGGTTTAAGGTTAGAATCAAGAAATCCAAAACTCCAGTCATCTATATAATAATTAACATTTAGCAATATCCCAAAAATATAATGAACAATATTAGAGGGGTTTATACTCGTATGCAATGGATGAAAGTTCGTATAGTATTTATCATGTATAGTATTTATCATTTATAGTATTTATCAACTCCAGATGAAAACTTGAAAAAAGTAGGTCTATTTTGTTAATGATTTCATATAAACAACATGATTTAATTTGgcataaaaaaaacaacataattTTCAGGTTAAAAACATAAGTCAGAACACAGTCTCTCGATTctctcatgtgttttcaggtcctCTAACTGGGAAAATGTCTTTCCACAATGAGAGCAGTCGTATGacttctcctcctgtgtatgtATTCTTTCATGCTTATTCAGATGTCTTAAATTgataaaactctttccacacaggGAGCATTGGTAGAGCTTTTCTTGTGCGTGTGTTGTCTCGTGCTCTTTTAGGGTCCCGAACTGGGTAAACCGCTTTCCACACAGGGAGAATTGGTAGGGCTTTTCCCCTGTGTGTatcctctcatgctcctccagGCTCCTTAAGCGGGTAAAacgctttccacactgggaacattggaaaggcttttcCCCTGTGTGTATCCTCTCATGCTGCTTCAGGCTCCCTAACCAGgcgaaactctttccacactgggaacagtggtaaggtttctctccagagTGTATTCTCTTATGCTCCCTCAGGTTTCCTAACaaagtaaaactctttccacactgggaacattggaaaggcctttctcctgtgtgtgtcctctcatgcctTTTTAGGGCCCATGATAGGGAAAATATCTTTTCACAATGGGAGCAGTGGTGTTGTCTCGCTGGTTTGGGTTTCACTGGGTCTGGTCCCCCCGAAGGACTCTTTCCGCTGTCAGAGTGAGAGTCTAGTctctctcctgccaaagacaaACAGATTATTTAGTTAAATACTTAATAGAGACCTGAATGAAATTTCTACTTGATAAAACTGGCTCCATGTCGAGTAGGAGCCTGGTGAAGAGCTCCGGTCTGAGAAACTGACTGATGCTGCTCCCTCCTGTGACATCGTTGCTCCCTCCTGTGACATCGTTGCTCCCTCCTGTGACATCGCTGCTCCCTCCTGTGACATCGCTGACCCCTCCTGTGACATCGCTGCCCCCTCTGTGACATCGCTGCCCCCTCCTGTGACATCGCTGCCCCCTCTGTGACATCGCTGCCCCCTCTGTGACATCGCCGCTCCCTCTGTGACATCGTTGCTCCCGCCTGAGACATCGCTGCTCCCTCCGGTGACATCGCTGCTCTATCCTGTGACATCGCTGCTCCCTCCTGTGACATCGCTGCTCCCTCCTGTGACATCGCTGCTCCCTCCTGTGACATCGCTGCTCCCTCCTGTGACATCGCTGCTCCCTCTGTGACATCGCCGCCCCCTATGACATCGCTGCTCTCTCTGTGCCATCGTTGCAGCCTCCTTTTAAACTACTGCCCAGCCTTTCTGAACTGCCTGACTGAACAACACACATCATCTGAAGCTGTGGAAGACCATCACCAAGACCTGCCAGATCTCTACATGTGTTTTGTTAGTTTTGGCAGTTTTTACAGTCTGAGATTGTCTTTGTAATGAAAAGTGTTGTATATAATACATTAATTACTACTATTGTTATACTATCAGGTTTAGACTAGTTAGGTTTAGTTTAATGATATATAAtgataaataatgatatatacagtggggaaaacaagtatttgatacactgccgattttgcaggttttcctacttacaaagcatgtagaggtctgtaattttttatcataggtacacttcaacagtgagagacggaatctaaaacaaaaatcacattgtatgatttttaagtaattaatttgcattttatccCTATGGTTGGGTAACTCCTACCAGTAATCTCTTTCCAGAGTTATCCATCCCTGTGATTGGGTAGAGTAACTCCTACCAGTAATCTGCCCTCCTCTTTCCAGAGTTATCCATCCCTGTGATTGGGTAGAGTAACTCCTACCAGTAATCTGCCCTCCTCTTTCCAGAGTTATCCATCCCTGTGATTGGGTAGAGTAACTCCTACCAGTAATCTGCCCTCCTCTTTCCAGAGTTATCCATCCCTGTGATTGGGTAGAGTAACTCCTACCAGTAATCTGCCCTCCTCTTTCCAGAGTTATCCATCCCTGTGGATCCCTGTGGCTTATCCATCCCTGTGGCTTTAATGAAGTGGAAGATGGATTCATGTAGATCaggttgtcatacctgtggtattaTTGATCAGGTTGTCATTCCTGTGGTATTATTGATCaggttgtcatacctgtggtatacgggcTTTATTGCTTAAACTATTTATACCCTACGTATTTATCTAGACAGGGAAGATAACAGTTTAATGTGGCTCTGTGATCCCCTACGTATTTATCTAGACAGGGAAGATAACAGTTTAATGTGGCTCTATACTCCCCTACGTATTTATCTAGACAGGGAAGATAACAGTTTAATGTGGCTCTGTGATCCCCTACGTATTTATCTAGACAGGGAAGATAACAGTTTAATGTGGCTCTGTGATCCCCTACGTATTTATCTAGACAGGGAAGATAACAGTTTAATGTGGCTCTATACTCCACTATTTTAGAttggagatcaaatgtttcatatgagacAAAGgaacagaatgtcaccttttagtTGAGGGTATATTCATACATATCAGTTTTACCATTTAGAAATAAAATATCTAGTCCCTACATTTGAATGcctcataagtatttggacaaattcacttatatgtgtattaaagaaTTTGATCCCATATTCCTagaacacaatgactacatcaagcttgtgactctacaaacttgttggatacatttgcagtttgttttggttgtgtttcagatgatgttgtacccaatagaaatgaatggtgaGATGGTGATGTATAATGTGTACATTATATCCTATTGGTAGACTGAGTGCAGGGAGGCGATCAc
This window of the Oncorhynchus masou masou isolate Uvic2021 unplaced genomic scaffold, UVic_Omas_1.1 unplaced_scaffold_931, whole genome shotgun sequence genome carries:
- the LOC135538213 gene encoding zinc finger protein 501-like, with the translated sequence MLASPTMNSLNDYPPVKEEAVCWAEKEALGLNIVLKEEKDVTVKREEEAFRMEEEAISVTLKEEDDVTVEEEKEHFRVKEAEGIEAVTVEEEEGIEAVTVEEEEGIEAVTVEEGGVEHFRMKREEEEAVTLKEEEERVLGDEGEEEENEDLINTRERLDSHSDSGKSPSGGPDPVKPKPARQHHCSHCEKIFSLSWALKRHERTHTGERPFQCSQCGKSFTLLGNLREHKRIHSGEKPYHCSQCGKSFAWLGSLKQHERIHTGEKPFQCSQCGKRFTRLRSLEEHERIHTGEKPYQFSLCGKRFTQFGTLKEHETTHAQEKLYQCSLCGKSFINLRHLNKHERIHTQEEKSYDCSHCGKTFSQLEDLKTHERIERLCSDLCF